One Deinococcota bacterium genomic window, GCGGCGCGGAGAGCTCGTCTTCATCAATTCGGGCGCGGGCCTCAGCGCCCGCGCCCACTGGAGCCAGTACGCCGCCACCAAGCACGCCCTCAAGGCGCTCGCCGACAGCCTGCGCGAGGAGGTCGCGGACGAGGGCGTCCGGGTCGTCTCGGTCTATCCCGGCCGCACCGCCAGCCCGATGCAGGAGGAGGTGAGGCGCCAGGAGGGGGCGCCCTACCACGCGGCGCGCTTTATCCAGCCCGAGGACGTGGCCGGCGTGGTGCTTCACGCGCTGCTCATGCCGCGTTCGGCGGCGATGACCGACGTGAGCGTGCGGCCACGGGCTGGGGGCTAGGGGCTGGAGGCTAGGGGCTGGGGAAAAGACAGAACCCTGACCCCCGACCCCCGACCCCCAGAACCCAGTCCTCGCCCCGCAGGGGCTATACTCTCCTCATGGCAGACTCTCAAGATTCCCAAGGCCAGCGCATCTTCAGGACCAGGCTCGAGAACGGCCTCAGCCTGGTCTTCGAAGAGATGCCCTGGCTCTCTTCTGTTAGCTTCGAACTGCTGCTGCCGTTCGGCTCGGTGACCGACCCGGCGGGCCGGGAGGGCTCGGCGACGGTGCTCCACGAGTGGATGCAGCGCGGCGCGGGTGAGCTGGACTCGAGAAGCTTTTCCGACGCGCTCGACGCCCTGGGCCTGCGCCGCGGCGGCAGTGCCGGTAGCGAGTACAGCGCCTGGGGCGGCTCGCTCTTAGCCGACGCCCTGCCCGAGGCCCTGGCGCTCTTCGCCCTGATGGTCCGCGAGCCTCAGCTCACCACCCAAGAGTTCGAGTCGGCCAGGGGCGTCGCCCGCGAGGAGCTGGCGTCTTTGGGCGACAACCCGGCGCAGCGTATGTTCCTCATGCTCGGCGAGGAATACTTCGCCTCGGGCCACGGCCGCAGCCCCTACGGCAGCGAGGAGGGGCTGGCGGCGCTCAGCGAAGCGTCGCTGAAGGAGG contains:
- a CDS encoding insulinase family protein, with translation MADSQDSQGQRIFRTRLENGLSLVFEEMPWLSSVSFELLLPFGSVTDPAGREGSATVLHEWMQRGAGELDSRSFSDALDALGLRRGGSAGSEYSAWGGSLLADALPEALALFALMVREPQLTTQEFESARGVAREELASLGDNPAQRMFLMLGEEYFASGHGRSPYGSEEGLAALSEASLKEDFARRVGPEGAILSVAGGADWEALQGEVEAAFGSWRGHSEPLPDVRVRPAHARHETADTAQLQIGAAFGA